CGGCTTCCTGTTCGCGGTGCCCAGGGTGAGCATGGACGCGGCGAAGACGGTCACCCATCGCCCCAACTCCAACATAGAGGTCGTCTCGGACTGGCTCACCAAGATCATCGTGGGCGTGGGACTGATCGAGTTCAGGGATCTTGGCGCGTTTCTCAACGGCCTCGCCGAAGACCTGGCCCAGTCGCTCGCGCCCGCCCGGAGCATGGCATTCGCCCAGGCGCTGATCGTCTACTTCTTCGTCGCGGGGATGATCCAGGGCTATCTCCTGACGCGCATGTATCTCAGCCGACAGTTCGAAATGGAAGAGTCGCGCCTGTTGATCGTGGAATCCGGCACCACTCCGTCCGCTCCCTCACCGTGAGCCGTGATGGGCAATGTCAGAGAGGCCCGCAGTCGTGACCTCGTAGGTCCACGTACGAAACTCGCCTCGGCGCGGGAACGTACGGCGAGCACGTTCCGGGAGAGGCCCGGTGCACGTCACTCTTTGCCCACAGACCGAGATGCCGGACAGCAGCCAATTTCGTGGATTCGCCGGGCTCGCCCTTCTATTCGCCGCGGCGACGGTGTTCCGCTATTACGTGGAGACGAAGCACGTGATCGCCGGAGTGCTGCAGACGGATCCCGCCACGACGGCGGCCCTGACGATGCTGCTGCTTCTCGGCCTCGCGTCCGCCGCGTACTTCCTGCTTCGAACGGGGCTTCGTCCCGCGATGAGCCGCCGGACGGGCTGATCCGGCGGCACCCGCTCGCGCTGTGGGCGCGCCCTGCGGTTCTGAACTTGCGAAGCCGGATCGCGGCTTCGGGCACTTGCCCGGGGCCGCGTTTCTCGTCTCCGAACCCCGCATCTGCCCATGCGCCTGAAGCCGATCCCGAACGGAACCGAGGTGGAGCTGGACGACGAGGCGGCGGCGCCCCCGCACGGCGCGCCGGAGGGGAAGAAGCTGAAGGAGGAGACGGATGCGCTTCTGGAGCGTCTTGCGGACCTCTCGACCGCGCTGCGGGCGGAGCGGACGCGGGCGCTGCTGGTGGTGCTCCAGGCGCGCGACGCGGGCGGCAAGGACGGGACGATCCGCCGCGTGTTCGGCGCCGTGAGCCCGCAGTACCTGGAGGTGCGCAGCTTCGCCGCACCCACACGCGACGAGCTCGCGCACGACTTCCTGTGGCGCGTGCACCGCGTGGTGCCGCAGCTGGGCATGGTGGGTGTCTTCAACCGCTCGCACTACGAAGACGTGCTGGCCGCGCGCGTCCACCACCTGGTCCCGAAGGAAGTCTGGCAAAAACGCTACGGCCACATCGAAGCCTTCGAGCGGCTGCTCTCCGACAGCGGCATCACCATCGTCAAGCTCTTCCTCCACGTCTCGCGCGCCGAGCAGAAGAAGCGCTTCCTGGAACGCCTCCAGAAGCGCAGGAAGGGCTGGAAGTTCCAGGAGGGCGACCTGGACGACCGCCGCCTGTGGGACGAGTACACGCACGCCTATCGCGACGCCATCGCCAAAACGAGCACGGACTCCGCCCCCTGGTACGTCGTGCCGGCGGACGACAAGCCCACGCGCGACCTCCTGGTCGCACGCATCGTCGTGGACGCGCTGGAGCGCATGGACCCGCAGTTCCCGCAGCTGGACCCCAAGCTCGTCCAGCTCGCCGATACCATCGACTGACCCGGCCGTCACTCCCGAGTGTGCCGCGGGCCCGCCGCCCTCGTCGGACGAGCATTGACACATCAGCGGAAGTTGATACATTAGCGTCATGGCAACACACACCGCTCCCGACGCCGCCCAGGTGGCCCGCTGGTTCCACGCGCTCTCGGACGAGACGCGCGTGCGGATCGTGCGGATGCTGGCGGGCGGCGAACGGTGCGTGTGCGACCTGACGGGCGCGCTCGACGCGGCGCAGTCCCGCCTCTCCTTCCATCTCAAAACCCTGAAGACAGCCGGGCTGGTGACCGACCGCAAGGAGGGCCGCTGGGTGTACTACTCCCTCAACCCCGACGCGTTGGACGCCATCTCCGCCTTCGCGGCCGAGGTGAAGCCCGCCGAGGGGTGGCAGGGCGGTGGGGGGTGCTGCTGATCGCACCCGTTTTTTTGCCGGAAAGCATCAACAAATGTTGTTCGATACACTCACCACGAGGAGGAACCGATGAGCGACACGAGCATTCGGGACACTGTGCGGGAGAAGTACGGGCAGGCGGCGCTGCGCGTGGTGGCCGGCGGGCGGAACGGGTGCTGCGGTGGGGGCGCGGCGCTGGACGGCGGCTGCGACCCCATCACCGCGGACCTGTACGACGCGTCGCAGACGGCGTTGCTGCCCGAAGCGGCGGTGCTGGCGTCCCTGGGCTGCGGCAACCCCACCGCGCTCGCCGAGCTGCACGAGGGCGAGACGGTGCTGGACCTGGGCTCCGGCGGTGGGATCGACGTGCTGCTCTCCGCGCGCCGGGTGGGGCCCACTGGCCGCGCCTACGGTCTGGACATGACGGACGAGATGCTGGAGCTGGCGCGCGCCAACCAGCGCGAGGCGGGCGTGGAGAACGCCTGGTTCCTCAAGGGCGAGATCGAGAACGTGCCGCTGCCGGACGCGTCGGTGGACGTGGTCATCTCCAACTGCGTCATCAACTTGTCGGCAGACAAGCGGCGGGTGCTGGCGGAGGCGTTCCGCGTGCTCAAGCCCGGCGGCCGCTTCGCCGTCTCGGACGTGGTGGTGCGCGGCGAGGTGCCGGAGGAGGTGAAGCGCAGCATGGAGCTGTGGGTGGGCTGCGTGGCGGGCGCGCTGGAGGAGCAGGAGTTCCTCGGCCTCCTGCGCGACGTCGGCTTCGGCGAGCCCAGCATCGAGCCGACGCGCGTGTACCGGCTGGAGGATGCGCGCACCTTCCTGGAAGGCGCCGGCCTGGACGCGGACGCCATCGGTCCGGAGATCGAGGGCCGCTTCATGGGCGCCTTCGTCCGCGCCACCAAACCGCTCGCCGCCGCTCCGTCCGCCGCCGCCGTGCCGGACGATGCCGCCGCAACTTCGTGCTGCTCGACTACCTGCTGCTCGTGAGCGTGACCGCAGGCGCAGCATACAAGGCATGTTCGTAAGATGCGGCAGCGGTTGAGCCCGGGAACCGGGTCGCGGCAGTCAACGCGCGGCCGCCGAACGCCTCCCTCGATGCGCGGCGGGGGATGAACGTACCTCCGTGAAGGCCCGACCATCGGCCGAACGGCGGAGATGCAGCGCGGGGCCGCGGCGATGATGCCGCCGCCCCGCGCTTCGCATCTACCGAAGCCTTACGCTCCCGGCGGAGGCGCGGTGCGGAAGCTCTGGAGGGCGGCGCGCTCGGCGGTCGCGGTGAGACTACGCAGCGTCTTCATCGCCTCGGCGGCGGCTTCGTCGCCCGCGCCGGTCCGGATGGCGCGCTCCAGCTCCTCCCGCAGGAGGTCGCCTTCCACCACCACCTGCTCCTCGGTCCACCCGATGGCGCGGCGCTGCCGGCCGTGACGGTGCGCGATCACGTGCTGGATCTCGGTTCCGTCGTCCAGCAGCCGCGAATCCGGGCCCTCGGTGGCGATGACGTGCACGCACTGCCCCAGCTCGGTGATGAGCGTGACGTAGTGGTCCTCCAGGTGCGTGCGGTCCAGCTCGCGGGCGCCGGGCAGCCGCGGCTCGGCGCGCATGCGGTCGCCGAAAGCCGCGACCAGCAGGTCCACGTTCCCGATGAGCACCTCCGCAGCCGCCAGCAGCAGCGCCGCCTGGGGCCGCGAAGCAACGTCATCCACCGTGCCGGCGGACGTGGCTTCGTCCCTCTCCCCGCCGCGCGACGCTTCGGACGGCGGCCCCGACTCCATCAGGGCCGCGAGCGCGCTGAGGCGTTCCGCCGCATGCGCGGCACGGGCCTGGAGCCGCGAGCCGAGGGCGGAGTCCCCGGCCCGCCGCGCCTCTTCCGCGAGACGCCCCGTCAGCGTGGCCTGCTCCTGCACGGCGGCAGCCGCGGCGGCGAGACGCGAATCTACCGACTGGGCCTGCCACTCCAGCAACGCGCTGCCGGACCACCTGTGCCCGAGAGGGCAGCGGAACACGCGGGCAGGCTCGCCCGCGGCCTCGGCCAGGGCGCCCGTGCACAGCGGGCATTGCACGCCTACGGGCGGGCCGCCGGTTACGGGCTCCGGCCCGATGCCGGGTTCGGTCCTCGGCGCGTCCTCTTCGCTGCTAGCGAGCTCCCGCCGTGTCCCGCCGCCCGCGCACTCGCTTACGATCAAGGCGGCGATCTCCGCCGTGGGGAGCACGTCGTCCGCAGCCGTGGCGCCCATGCCGGCGAAGGGTGCCTCGCCGGGATGCTGGACGACGCCGAGTCCGCCGCGCTCGCGGACGTGCGCGAGCCCGACCAGGCCGTCGCCGTGCGCACCGGCCAGCGCCACGGCGAGCACGCGGCCGCCGTACGCCATGGCGGCGGAGCGGAAAAGCGCGTCGGCGGCGGGGCGCACCCCGTTCTCCTCGGGCCCGCGGGAGAGGGCCACGCGTCCGCCGCGAACGAGCAGGTGATGGTCCGGCGGCGCGACGTAGATGCGGCCCGCCTCCAGCGGCTCGCCGTGCACCCCGTGCGCGGCGGGCAGAGTACCCGCGCGCGCCAGCAGCGCGGGAAGGTTCCTCGTGGTCGTCCGCGGAACGTGGACCGCCACCAGCACCGCCGCGCCCAGGTCCGCCGGAAGCGCGCGGACCACCTCCGCGAGCGCGTCCAGGCTCTCCGCCGATCCGCCGATCACCACCACGTCTCGAGTACCCATCACCTCACCATCCTATCCGACGTTCTCTACCGGCAGTCTTCCGCGCGACGTGCGTTGAACAGTGCCGAGCCGTTGCAAGGCGCGTGCGCTCCCCGCCGCAACGACCGAACGCAGGAGAGCCGGGGGATGCGCCCCCGGCTCCTCGTCCACGAATCCACCGGCCAACCCGTAGCGGCTGAGGCGAGACGGCGGGTGAGGAATTCGGCCCCACGCCATCGATCGCCTCCCTTCCGGTATGCGGTCCCCCCCGTCCCGGTTGCATTCACGGTCGAGGGTCACGGGCAGCGGAGCGGATCGCAGAATCGAGATCGGCCCAGAGGTCGCCGGCATCCTCGATCCCGACGCTGAGCCGCAGGAGGGAAGGTGGAAGGTGTCCCTGTCCGGGGATCGCAGCTCGCCGCTCCATCGTGGATTCCACCGCGCCAAGGCTGGTCGCATGA
This is a stretch of genomic DNA from Longimicrobiaceae bacterium. It encodes these proteins:
- a CDS encoding metalloregulator ArsR/SmtB family transcription factor, which produces MATHTAPDAAQVARWFHALSDETRVRIVRMLAGGERCVCDLTGALDAAQSRLSFHLKTLKTAGLVTDRKEGRWVYYSLNPDALDAISAFAAEVKPAEGWQGGGGCC
- a CDS encoding chemotaxis protein CheB, with product MGTRDVVVIGGSAESLDALAEVVRALPADLGAAVLVAVHVPRTTTRNLPALLARAGTLPAAHGVHGEPLEAGRIYVAPPDHHLLVRGGRVALSRGPEENGVRPAADALFRSAAMAYGGRVLAVALAGAHGDGLVGLAHVRERGGLGVVQHPGEAPFAGMGATAADDVLPTAEIAALIVSECAGGGTRRELASSEEDAPRTEPGIGPEPVTGGPPVGVQCPLCTGALAEAAGEPARVFRCPLGHRWSGSALLEWQAQSVDSRLAAAAAAVQEQATLTGRLAEEARRAGDSALGSRLQARAAHAAERLSALAALMESGPPSEASRGGERDEATSAGTVDDVASRPQAALLLAAAEVLIGNVDLLVAAFGDRMRAEPRLPGARELDRTHLEDHYVTLITELGQCVHVIATEGPDSRLLDDGTEIQHVIAHRHGRQRRAIGWTEEQVVVEGDLLREELERAIRTGAGDEAAAEAMKTLRSLTATAERAALQSFRTAPPPGA
- a CDS encoding arsenite methyltransferase → MSDTSIRDTVREKYGQAALRVVAGGRNGCCGGGAALDGGCDPITADLYDASQTALLPEAAVLASLGCGNPTALAELHEGETVLDLGSGGGIDVLLSARRVGPTGRAYGLDMTDEMLELARANQREAGVENAWFLKGEIENVPLPDASVDVVISNCVINLSADKRRVLAEAFRVLKPGGRFAVSDVVVRGEVPEEVKRSMELWVGCVAGALEEQEFLGLLRDVGFGEPSIEPTRVYRLEDARTFLEGAGLDADAIGPEIEGRFMGAFVRATKPLAAAPSAAAVPDDAAATSCCSTTCCS
- a CDS encoding PPK2 family polyphosphate kinase, with protein sequence MRLKPIPNGTEVELDDEAAAPPHGAPEGKKLKEETDALLERLADLSTALRAERTRALLVVLQARDAGGKDGTIRRVFGAVSPQYLEVRSFAAPTRDELAHDFLWRVHRVVPQLGMVGVFNRSHYEDVLAARVHHLVPKEVWQKRYGHIEAFERLLSDSGITIVKLFLHVSRAEQKKRFLERLQKRRKGWKFQEGDLDDRRLWDEYTHAYRDAIAKTSTDSAPWYVVPADDKPTRDLLVARIVVDALERMDPQFPQLDPKLVQLADTID